Proteins encoded in a region of the Halanaerobiaceae bacterium ANBcell28 genome:
- a CDS encoding ABC transporter ATP-binding protein — protein sequence MSETNDKNKISKIIELKNISKVYYMGEVQVEALKKINLKVDRGEFLSIMGPSGSGKSTMLHILGGLDTPTEGEYLLEDTDISLLSDKELARIRNQHFGFVFQTFNLLNDFTALENVTIPMIFARLSKKERVERAIKLLESVGLVHRLSHYPTQLSGGERQRVAIARALANDPTLILADEPTGNLNTKQGKEIMKILSDLNEQGVTIIMVTHSVEISIYAKRVLELADGKINSDKLGAQDNNINTC from the coding sequence ATGAGTGAGACTAATGACAAGAATAAAATTAGTAAAATAATTGAGTTGAAAAATATATCCAAGGTATATTATATGGGAGAGGTTCAGGTAGAAGCTTTAAAAAAGATTAATCTTAAGGTAGATAGGGGAGAATTTCTTTCTATTATGGGCCCCTCTGGTTCTGGAAAGTCAACAATGTTGCATATATTAGGTGGATTAGATACACCAACAGAAGGAGAGTATCTATTAGAGGATACTGATATAAGTCTTTTGAGTGATAAAGAACTTGCTAGAATTCGTAATCAACATTTTGGCTTTGTTTTTCAAACATTTAATCTGCTTAATGATTTTACTGCTTTAGAAAATGTTACAATTCCTATGATTTTTGCCCGCCTTTCTAAAAAAGAAAGAGTAGAGCGAGCTATAAAATTGCTGGAGAGTGTTGGTCTTGTACATCGATTGAGTCATTATCCTACACAACTGTCTGGTGGTGAAAGACAGAGAGTAGCTATTGCTCGTGCATTGGCAAATGACCCTACTTTAATATTGGCTGATGAACCAACTGGTAATTTAAATACTAAACAGGGTAAAGAAATAATGAAAATTTTAAGTGATTTAAATGAGCAAGGAGTTACCATTATAATGGTAACTCATTCAGTTGAAATAAGTATCTATGCTAAAAGAGTTCTTGAACTAGCTGATGGTAAGATAAATTCTGATAAGCTAGGTGCACAGGATAATAATATAAATACATGCTAA
- a CDS encoding carboxypeptidase-like regulatory domain-containing protein: protein MFNRKLFLIALLLMLVFTLVACINDFPLDLPEIEQAIVSGYVTENQGGQVVEGVSVYYDSDIEITYTDSDGYFSLVVPPDEFVDIILTKDNYASVRLQDICVKKNQALDIEIPIRKDFNPNESHVPPSISVFDSFTGDIIGAGMEVSGLVEIELDVTAENSLLHSYFYLGNSRGNIFFEGIYRPSFEFDSTSYPNGEILLNFMVYDSNENLAKYSVPVVINNDHELVEEAICEVEYLNIYAITAGENIGLYRQKEDSLYGKTGNKNDSNVLETRNGRKLNLRAADSSTIFIDLFWSEVENADGYKIYRSFDQKNYELLSTVTNLEYIDTSVKLVPGKTTYYKVVPYNSSGTGEAVEAFVTPLPSINVFLESPANRTTDIPLKPTFSWILESSAPLPADVEKAFFLTLYDGVGSFLGEHIIFNTEEFTLSQILNPNRIYMWDVAYAEVFKTYYYEDKGISEAISVAGTGWGSLNGEFVFTTTSFE from the coding sequence ATGTTTAATAGAAAATTATTTTTAATTGCTTTATTACTTATGCTTGTATTTACTTTGGTGGCATGTATTAATGATTTCCCTCTTGACCTTCCTGAGATTGAACAAGCTATTGTTTCTGGTTATGTTACAGAAAATCAAGGGGGTCAAGTTGTAGAGGGAGTATCAGTTTATTATGATTCAGACATTGAAATTACATATACTGATTCTGATGGCTATTTTAGCCTGGTGGTTCCACCAGATGAATTTGTTGATATTATTTTAACTAAAGACAATTATGCTAGTGTTCGTTTACAAGATATTTGTGTAAAGAAAAATCAAGCATTAGATATAGAAATTCCTATTCGGAAGGATTTTAATCCAAATGAATCTCATGTACCTCCAAGTATTTCTGTTTTTGATTCTTTTACAGGAGATATAATAGGAGCAGGGATGGAAGTATCAGGTCTTGTAGAGATTGAACTTGATGTTACAGCTGAAAATAGTCTTTTACATAGTTATTTTTATCTTGGCAATAGTAGGGGCAATATATTTTTTGAAGGTATTTATAGACCATCTTTTGAATTTGATAGCACTAGTTATCCAAATGGTGAAATATTATTGAACTTTATGGTGTATGATTCAAATGAGAACCTTGCTAAATATAGTGTACCTGTAGTTATTAACAATGATCATGAATTAGTAGAAGAAGCTATTTGTGAGGTAGAGTATTTAAATATATATGCAATAACTGCTGGAGAAAATATCGGATTATACAGACAGAAAGAGGATAGCTTATACGGGAAAACTGGCAACAAAAACGATTCTAATGTTCTTGAAACAAGAAATGGTAGAAAATTAAATTTAAGAGCAGCAGATAGTTCAACAATATTCATAGATCTCTTCTGGAGTGAAGTAGAAAATGCGGATGGATATAAAATCTATAGAAGTTTTGACCAAAAGAATTATGAATTATTATCTACTGTAACTAATCTAGAATATATAGATACTAGTGTAAAATTAGTTCCAGGGAAGACTACATATTATAAAGTTGTACCTTATAATAGTTCAGGAACTGGTGAAGCAGTGGAAGCATTTGTAACACCTCTTCCTTCTATAAACGTATTTTTAGAAAGTCCGGCTAATAGAACAACTGATATTCCTCTTAAGCCAACTTTTAGCTGGATTTTAGAAAGTTCTGCACCTTTACCTGCTGATGTGGAGAAAGCATTTTTCTTAACTTTATATGATGGAGTTGGATCTTTTCTAGGAGAACATATAATTTTTAACACAGAGGAATTTACTTTATCTCAAATTCTGAACCCTAATCGTATTTACATGTGGGATGTAGCTTATGCAGAAGTTTTTAAAACCTACTACTATGAAGACAAAGGAATATCAGAGGCTATTAGTGTTGCTGGTACAGGATGGGGTTCATTAAATGGAGAATTTGTCTTTACTACTACAAGCTTTGAGTAA
- a CDS encoding cold-shock protein, whose product MYNGKVKWFNDQKGFGFIERDEGDDVFVHFSAIQSEGFKTLEEGQEVEFEVVEGDRGPQAANVVTL is encoded by the coding sequence ATTTACAACGGTAAAGTAAAATGGTTTAATGATCAAAAGGGTTTCGGTTTTATTGAAAGAGATGAAGGCGACGATGTTTTTGTACATTTCTCTGCTATTCAGAGTGAAGGTTTCAAAACATTAGAAGAAGGACAAGAAGTAGAATTTGAAGTAGTCGAGGGCGATCGTGGTCCACAGGCTGCAAATGTTGTTACATTATAA
- a CDS encoding DUF6062 family protein: MPRSIMSVDLEDALHEEKCPICRLKRINSEKFLWNLIYDATSDPGVHKQFKKSYGFCNDHNQLVIKVIKGRDCLSATSVARLYETLIPVSLKMLNGLKNKQTHGIKEQISKLIRFKKRIDEDEESPSNRFKKEKCMVCQTIDQNVQALEKTLIENLREESFRNIYKESDGLCLPHFQETLELTGFINKKVYYFLINDQEKRLNNLLEKVIKVQKKKSYDNFERVTQEEAFAWQEAIWRYTGWKPEKILTSD, encoded by the coding sequence ATGCCCCGAAGTATAATGTCTGTAGATTTAGAAGATGCTTTACATGAAGAGAAGTGTCCAATATGTCGTCTAAAACGTATAAATTCAGAGAAATTTCTCTGGAATTTAATTTATGATGCTACCTCTGATCCAGGAGTACATAAGCAATTTAAGAAATCATATGGTTTCTGTAATGATCATAATCAATTAGTAATCAAGGTTATCAAAGGTAGAGACTGTTTAAGTGCTACCAGTGTAGCCAGATTATATGAAACCTTGATCCCTGTTTCATTGAAAATGTTAAATGGTCTTAAAAATAAGCAGACTCATGGAATCAAAGAGCAGATATCAAAACTTATACGTTTTAAGAAAAGAATAGATGAAGATGAAGAAAGCCCATCAAACCGTTTCAAGAAAGAAAAATGTATGGTTTGTCAAACCATCGACCAGAATGTTCAGGCACTTGAAAAAACATTAATAGAGAATTTAAGAGAAGAATCTTTTCGCAACATTTATAAAGAAAGCGATGGTCTCTGTCTCCCTCATTTTCAGGAAACACTTGAATTGACAGGTTTTATTAACAAAAAGGTATATTATTTTTTAATTAATGATCAGGAAAAGCGCTTAAATAACTTGTTAGAGAAAGTAATAAAAGTTCAGAAAAAGAAAAGTTATGATAATTTTGAAAGGGTTACACAGGAGGAAGCCTTTGCCTGGCAAGAAGCGATCTGGCGTTATACTGGCTGGAAACCAGAAAAAATACTTACTAGCGACTAA
- a CDS encoding UvrD-helicase domain-containing protein codes for MAVIYTGPTGSGKTSILLDKYNEISRQNRTDDCLVFLKNRASIAEWTSKLELEIIGAMNIYTYFSFVQKEIKNYWTYLESSFPGGAKNIEPTFMNVETSHYIMSKYVDKHRVRKDIFEYLNAGTSQIAVQLIDNLNQAAMNLLSFEDLKERLLSWAGSEQEKRLVFNEAISIMKVFRKFCMENRILDYSLIIDLFNKHLLNRPEYISELGSKYSHIFIDNLEKTVPSAQQFYLNLLKKEDNVFMAFNPEERINRFFGGNADLAKKSFFSKAKIINLDSSYTSSDEARDLAKSLYGAIFKGQAIKKTKFIKGEIESEFRGDMLIKTAEKVVELIEAGTDPDEIALIAPNIDKVMEFTYERYFTKKGYNFFNMSRSKRLVDLPYSQALITLTLLTNLDWREQITYSSLQQTLSLVLKLDPIRAALLADEIFKNNFVLAELDDIDLRSRIGFDFSERYNYLRNWIEGKKDQTIDLEYFFQLVFAELLAPLEPDYQDILSCRQMIDSISNFQKVVKNFKDFKEKEMGKHFIDMIFKGTLAAEFLYNIPEDLQKIVLTTPYKFLFNPEIKSVKYLFWMDISSKNWLRSIAKELTNPYLLAPQRKDSPHWDDELDQSLRKEQLLDYLQSILSKCTDGLYLADSFLNSRGWEQEGPLYDWMHSAEIRGELIDKA; via the coding sequence ATGGCAGTTATATATACTGGGCCTACAGGTTCAGGAAAAACAAGCATTTTGCTTGATAAATATAATGAAATTAGTAGACAAAACAGGACTGATGACTGCCTGGTTTTTCTAAAAAATAGAGCTAGTATTGCTGAATGGACATCTAAACTGGAACTTGAAATAATTGGAGCAATGAATATCTATACATATTTTTCTTTTGTGCAAAAGGAAATTAAAAATTATTGGACTTACCTGGAAAGTTCTTTTCCTGGAGGGGCTAAGAATATAGAGCCTACTTTTATGAATGTTGAGACTTCTCATTATATTATGAGTAAATATGTTGACAAGCATAGGGTGAGGAAAGATATTTTTGAATATCTTAATGCTGGTACTTCTCAAATTGCTGTTCAATTAATTGATAATCTAAATCAGGCTGCTATGAATTTGCTAAGTTTTGAAGATTTAAAAGAACGTTTATTATCATGGGCTGGAAGTGAGCAGGAGAAAAGACTTGTCTTCAATGAAGCCATTTCTATCATGAAAGTTTTTCGAAAATTTTGTATGGAAAATAGGATTCTAGATTATTCTTTGATTATAGATTTGTTTAATAAGCATTTATTAAATAGACCTGAGTATATATCAGAATTAGGAAGTAAGTATAGTCATATCTTTATAGATAATTTAGAAAAGACTGTACCTTCAGCTCAGCAATTTTATTTAAATTTATTGAAGAAAGAAGATAATGTCTTTATGGCATTTAATCCTGAAGAAAGGATTAATAGATTTTTTGGTGGTAATGCGGATTTAGCTAAAAAAAGCTTTTTCTCAAAAGCTAAAATTATTAATCTAGATAGTTCATATACTTCTTCAGATGAAGCACGTGATTTAGCTAAATCACTATATGGAGCAATTTTTAAAGGTCAAGCTATTAAAAAAACTAAATTTATAAAGGGAGAAATTGAAAGTGAATTTAGAGGCGATATGCTCATTAAGACAGCTGAGAAAGTAGTTGAATTAATTGAAGCAGGAACTGATCCTGATGAGATAGCTTTAATTGCTCCCAATATTGATAAAGTTATGGAGTTCACTTATGAACGCTATTTTACTAAAAAAGGCTATAATTTTTTTAACATGAGTCGTTCCAAAAGGTTGGTGGATTTACCTTACTCACAGGCTTTGATAACTTTGACATTATTGACAAATCTTGATTGGAGAGAACAGATTACATACTCTTCTTTACAGCAGACACTTAGTCTTGTTTTAAAGTTAGATCCTATCAGGGCAGCACTACTGGCTGATGAGATATTCAAGAATAATTTTGTATTAGCAGAATTAGATGATATAGACTTAAGGTCCAGGATAGGTTTTGATTTTTCGGAAAGGTATAATTATTTAAGAAATTGGATTGAAGGTAAAAAAGATCAGACTATTGATCTAGAATATTTCTTTCAATTGGTATTTGCTGAACTTCTCGCACCTCTTGAGCCAGACTATCAGGACATATTATCATGCAGACAGATGATTGATTCTATTAGTAATTTTCAAAAGGTAGTTAAAAACTTTAAAGATTTTAAGGAAAAAGAAATGGGTAAGCATTTTATTGATATGATATTTAAAGGTACACTGGCAGCAGAATTTTTGTATAATATACCTGAAGATCTGCAAAAAATTGTCCTGACTACTCCTTATAAATTTTTGTTTAATCCTGAAATTAAGTCAGTTAAATATCTCTTCTGGATGGATATATCCAGTAAGAATTGGTTGCGAAGTATAGCAAAAGAGCTGACGAATCCTTATTTACTTGCTCCCCAAAGAAAGGATTCTCCTCACTGGGATGATGAACTAGATCAGAGTTTGCGAAAAGAACAATTGTTAGATTATCTACAAAGTATTTTAAGCAAATGTACTGATGGTTTGTATTTAGCAGATAGTTTCCTTAATAGTAGAGGTTGGGAGCAGGAAGGGCCATTATATGATTGGATGCATAGTGCTGAGATAAGGGGTGAATTAATTGATAAAGCTTAG
- a CDS encoding sodium:solute symporter family protein, with product MVLTIVIIYLLVLLAVGYWANSKIKGMDDFLLAGRKLGLVLTAGALTATHFGGGMVMGGGEHGFIHGIAGAWYGIACGVGLLLLGFLTARKFRKLSLYTVPDYLENRYGGKAIRLLSSLLSLVAIIGIIAAQVGAARGALAILGFTGNTAAVVATIIFILYTVLGGLWAATITDFVQVIIAGVGIIVAAALVLGNTGGYSGMQDAILSNHAGLGSGYFNLFGMAGRTIIWILLPTVMYTLIGQDFYQRLFAAKDEVTARKSCFIGGGILIVMSVFPAIAGMGARAYFPDLTDGGQAIPMIVQEVLPIGVGAIVLAALLAAIMSTADSLLTAGSSHVIKDFYLELFRPGEEYDKKELLKLSRICTVVIGLGALIIALAVPTIISALIYSYTMYIGGVFIPVIGGVLWKKATNTGALTSLIGGSLVAIYGILTGFAVGNIPGVVFAAFISLILFVIVSLFTQEKKVA from the coding sequence ATGGTTTTAACAATAGTAATAATTTATTTATTAGTTTTATTGGCTGTAGGATATTGGGCCAATAGCAAAATTAAGGGGATGGATGATTTCTTATTAGCTGGAAGGAAATTAGGACTTGTCCTAACAGCTGGTGCCTTAACTGCTACTCATTTTGGTGGGGGGATGGTTATGGGTGGTGGAGAACATGGATTTATTCATGGTATAGCGGGTGCCTGGTATGGTATAGCCTGTGGAGTTGGTTTGCTATTATTAGGTTTTTTAACTGCTCGTAAATTTAGAAAGTTATCTCTATATACAGTACCAGATTACTTAGAAAATAGGTATGGTGGAAAGGCAATAAGATTACTTAGTTCATTGCTATCTTTGGTAGCTATAATTGGTATAATTGCCGCACAGGTTGGTGCAGCTCGAGGAGCCCTAGCCATTTTAGGGTTTACAGGAAATACTGCTGCAGTAGTTGCTACCATTATCTTTATTTTATATACGGTATTGGGTGGATTGTGGGCAGCTACCATCACTGACTTTGTACAGGTTATAATTGCTGGTGTTGGTATTATAGTGGCTGCAGCTCTAGTATTGGGTAATACAGGTGGATATTCTGGTATGCAGGATGCAATTTTATCAAATCATGCCGGCCTTGGTTCTGGTTATTTTAACTTATTTGGGATGGCTGGTAGGACAATTATCTGGATCTTGCTTCCAACAGTAATGTACACATTAATAGGCCAAGACTTCTATCAAAGATTATTTGCGGCTAAAGATGAGGTTACTGCTCGCAAGTCATGTTTTATAGGTGGAGGTATTTTGATTGTAATGAGTGTTTTTCCTGCTATTGCAGGTATGGGAGCCAGGGCGTATTTCCCAGATTTAACTGATGGTGGTCAGGCTATTCCTATGATAGTACAGGAAGTTCTACCGATTGGAGTGGGAGCCATTGTTTTAGCGGCTTTACTGGCCGCTATTATGTCAACGGCAGATTCCTTATTAACAGCAGGTAGTTCCCATGTGATTAAGGACTTCTATCTAGAATTGTTCCGTCCAGGTGAAGAGTATGATAAGAAAGAATTACTTAAGTTGTCTCGTATTTGTACAGTAGTTATTGGTTTAGGAGCCCTAATCATTGCATTAGCTGTGCCGACAATTATATCAGCTTTGATATATTCTTATACTATGTACATTGGTGGCGTATTTATACCAGTAATTGGTGGCGTGCTATGGAAAAAAGCTACAAACACCGGTGCTTTAACTTCTTTAATAGGTGGATCATTGGTGGCTATTTATGGAATTCTAACTGGCTTTGCAGTTGGTAATATTCCAGGTGTTGTGTTCGCTGCTTTTATTTCTCTAATATTATTTGTTATTGTTTCATTGTTTACTCAAGAGAAAAAAGTAGCTTAG
- a CDS encoding S8 family serine peptidase — MKNIVLLTFMIVIIFILAACSNMPGYQVIGENVELVPVHEMFDYSLTDNVSDEVLIKSNHSLEELLDREGSYIIDEWPELDWTLVRVPEKQDMFSFIERLKVRKEVILVEPNMAYELHNVGFVSLENLSLYDDQWGLKNINAEAAWEITKGDPNVIVAIVDTGVDMNHIEFTDKIFIGEYDTTGDGMGDIDVDGHGTHVAGIAAASAESGNIAGVTWESPIMPIRVMDDYGGISTNYLVEAMYYLGDFAENNPDYRVVANMSIGGRGYSFAFKDAIDYAADRGVLLVASAGNDSKRVLNYPAAYNGVLTVAASTPYDLATDFSTIGYWNSVAAPGERILSTVLNDGYEKWEGTSMSSPFVTGAAALLLAENRDLSPVQIMNQIEQTADGVEFTEELGYGILDVGAMLGEIAPMEYGTLHVQSNIDNTTAYLGYGVITIFDSNGLLINHGSTGKDGNHIFSALKSGNYTINLSVFGPGVNFIDSKAVNIRAGTKETIEFHVDNLPDSIYSEELFTLDINEDEYYFKKEFDLNTGFYEFITSEYQDIDFDTNLYVYDSDNNLIASHIYGWNAYLYLYLEEGTYTVVIEDYYAEYPLNCTFVINQFIAN; from the coding sequence ATGAAGAATATTGTTTTGCTTACTTTTATGATTGTTATAATATTTATTTTAGCAGCCTGTTCTAACATGCCCGGTTATCAAGTAATAGGGGAAAATGTTGAACTTGTCCCGGTACATGAGATGTTTGATTATAGTCTTACAGATAATGTTTCTGATGAGGTACTAATAAAATCCAATCACTCATTAGAAGAATTATTGGATAGAGAGGGAAGTTATATAATTGATGAATGGCCAGAACTCGATTGGACACTTGTAAGAGTACCAGAAAAACAGGATATGTTTAGTTTTATAGAAAGATTAAAAGTTAGAAAAGAGGTAATATTAGTCGAGCCCAATATGGCTTATGAACTTCATAACGTAGGTTTTGTTAGTTTAGAGAATCTAAGCCTATATGACGATCAATGGGGTTTAAAGAATATTAATGCAGAAGCAGCCTGGGAGATTACAAAAGGGGATCCCAATGTAATAGTAGCTATTGTAGATACAGGTGTGGATATGAATCATATAGAATTTACTGATAAAATTTTTATTGGAGAATATGATACTACTGGAGATGGAATGGGAGATATAGATGTAGATGGTCATGGTACGCATGTTGCCGGTATAGCTGCTGCATCTGCTGAATCAGGAAATATTGCTGGAGTGACCTGGGAAAGTCCGATTATGCCAATAAGAGTGATGGATGATTACGGAGGGATATCTACCAATTACCTAGTAGAAGCTATGTATTATTTGGGGGATTTTGCAGAAAATAATCCTGATTATAGAGTGGTTGCTAATATGAGTATCGGTGGTAGAGGATACAGTTTTGCCTTTAAAGATGCTATTGATTATGCAGCCGATAGAGGCGTCTTATTAGTAGCTTCAGCAGGTAATGACTCTAAAAGGGTATTGAATTACCCTGCTGCTTATAATGGAGTGCTTACAGTAGCAGCATCAACTCCTTATGATTTAGCAACAGATTTTTCTACTATCGGTTATTGGAACTCAGTAGCAGCCCCAGGAGAGAGGATATTATCAACAGTGCTGAATGATGGATATGAAAAATGGGAAGGTACATCTATGTCTTCACCATTTGTTACAGGTGCTGCCGCACTGTTGTTAGCTGAAAATCGTGATTTATCTCCTGTACAGATAATGAATCAGATAGAACAGACTGCTGATGGTGTAGAATTTACAGAAGAACTTGGTTATGGAATTTTAGATGTAGGAGCAATGTTAGGCGAGATTGCCCCAATGGAATATGGTACTTTACATGTCCAATCCAACATCGATAATACTACTGCTTATTTAGGTTATGGTGTAATTACAATTTTTGATTCTAATGGCTTATTAATTAATCATGGAAGCACAGGAAAAGATGGTAATCATATATTTTCTGCGTTGAAATCAGGAAACTATACTATAAACCTTTCAGTTTTTGGACCAGGAGTTAACTTCATAGATTCAAAAGCAGTAAACATAAGGGCGGGAACAAAAGAAACAATAGAGTTTCACGTTGATAATTTACCAGATTCTATTTATTCTGAAGAATTATTTACTCTAGATATTAATGAAGATGAGTATTATTTTAAAAAAGAGTTTGACTTAAATACTGGCTTTTATGAGTTTATCACTAGTGAATATCAAGATATTGATTTTGATACAAACTTATATGTATATGATTCTGACAATAATCTTATAGCTTCACATATATATGGTTGGAATGCTTATTTGTATCTGTATTTAGAAGAAGGAACATATACTGTTGTAATTGAGGATTATTATGCAGAATATCCATTAAATTGTACATTTGTCATTAATCAATTTATTGCCAATTAG
- a CDS encoding sodium-dependent transporter, with the protein MQNNLERENWTSKLGFILAAAGSAVGLGNIWRFPYVTGVNGGALFLLLYLVAIILIGYPVMITEVTIGRKAQRNPVGAFKAIAPDTPWWLVGGLGVFTGFVILSYYSVVAGWSLEYIVKSIGGFAGVDTAELFVNHITGFPGPLIWHAIFMALCIIIISAGVVKGIQKAVKVLMPVLAVLLVLLVVRSVTLSGAAEGLRFMFSPDFSEITWSSVNAAIGQAFFTLSLGMGAMITYGSYLSKKENINDNVGFVVGIDTMIAIFAGLAIFPAVFALGMDPGAGAGLTFITLPAVFAEMPLGGVFAFSFFVLLSIAALTSAISLLEVVVAYMVDEKGWARPKAAAVIGIIIFTVGLIPLLGYSVWDNVEFLGMDLLDTFDWFANDIFLPLGGLLTAIFAGYIWGTKNVQEEANRVEGKITIGAWYGVFIRYIVPVAIAFFLVFGAILPKIRG; encoded by the coding sequence ATGCAAAATAATCTTGAAAGAGAGAATTGGACGTCGAAGTTAGGTTTTATTCTTGCTGCTGCAGGTTCAGCGGTAGGACTGGGGAATATCTGGCGTTTCCCGTATGTAACAGGAGTTAATGGGGGAGCTTTATTCTTATTACTTTATTTAGTAGCTATTATTTTAATTGGTTATCCTGTTATGATCACTGAAGTAACTATTGGTCGTAAGGCACAAAGAAACCCAGTAGGAGCTTTTAAAGCAATTGCTCCAGATACACCATGGTGGTTAGTAGGTGGACTTGGTGTTTTCACAGGTTTTGTTATCCTTAGTTACTATTCTGTGGTTGCTGGCTGGTCTTTAGAATATATAGTTAAGTCAATTGGTGGCTTTGCTGGTGTAGATACAGCTGAATTATTTGTAAATCATATTACTGGTTTTCCTGGTCCACTAATATGGCATGCTATATTTATGGCACTTTGTATAATTATAATATCAGCTGGTGTTGTAAAGGGTATCCAAAAGGCGGTTAAAGTTCTTATGCCAGTCTTAGCCGTTTTATTAGTATTATTAGTTGTTCGTTCTGTGACTTTAAGTGGAGCAGCTGAAGGCTTGCGCTTCATGTTTAGTCCGGATTTTAGTGAAATAACTTGGTCTAGTGTAAATGCTGCTATTGGTCAGGCCTTCTTTACATTAAGTCTAGGTATGGGTGCCATGATTACTTATGGTAGCTACTTATCTAAAAAAGAAAATATTAATGATAATGTTGGATTCGTTGTTGGTATCGATACTATGATAGCTATTTTTGCTGGATTAGCTATTTTCCCTGCTGTATTTGCTTTAGGAATGGATCCTGGTGCTGGTGCTGGCTTAACATTTATAACTTTACCAGCAGTTTTTGCTGAAATGCCATTAGGTGGTGTTTTTGCATTTTCATTCTTTGTACTATTAAGTATTGCTGCTTTAACTTCTGCTATTTCTTTATTAGAAGTGGTAGTTGCTTATATGGTAGATGAAAAAGGATGGGCAAGACCAAAAGCCGCTGCAGTAATAGGTATTATAATCTTTACAGTAGGTCTTATTCCTTTATTAGGATATAGTGTATGGGATAATGTAGAATTCCTAGGAATGGATTTACTTGATACTTTTGACTGGTTTGCTAATGATATATTCTTACCTTTAGGTGGTTTATTAACAGCAATCTTTGCTGGATATATTTGGGGAACTAAGAATGTTCAGGAAGAAGCAAATAGAGTTGAAGGTAAAATTACTATAGGTGCATGGTATGGTGTATTTATTAGGTATATTGTACCGGTAGCAATTGCTTTCTTCTTAGTATTTGGAGCAATCTTGCCTAAAATTAGAGGTTAA
- a CDS encoding cytidine/deoxycytidylate deaminase family protein: protein MKRIEKKNYYLGIAEMVLERSTCLRKKYGAVLVNNDEIISTGYNGSPRGCTNCNEKGTCIRDELNVPRGTKYELCAGVHAEQNALLSSSRQEMMGADLYLACKDSKNNTLISNTEPCNLCKKLIINSGIKKVFIRTSKDEYNEIDVKSWLLNEDLLSGKNGY, encoded by the coding sequence ATGAAGAGAATAGAAAAAAAGAATTATTACCTAGGTATTGCTGAAATGGTTTTAGAAAGAAGTACTTGTTTAAGAAAAAAATATGGTGCTGTTCTTGTCAATAATGATGAAATAATAAGTACAGGCTATAATGGTTCTCCTCGAGGCTGTACTAATTGTAATGAAAAAGGTACTTGTATTCGGGATGAATTGAATGTTCCTCGAGGTACTAAATACGAACTCTGTGCTGGTGTTCATGCTGAACAAAATGCCTTACTATCTAGTAGTCGTCAAGAAATGATGGGAGCAGATTTATATCTAGCATGTAAGGATAGTAAGAATAATACTCTTATTTCTAATACTGAACCATGTAACTTATGTAAAAAATTAATTATTAATAGTGGTATAAAAAAAGTCTTCATAAGAACTTCAAAAGATGAATATAATGAAATAGATGTAAAAAGTTGGCTTTTAAATGAAGATTTGTTGTCAGGTAAAAACGGCTATTGA